The sequence CAATTCCGGAGAAGAAGTTGAAAGGATAAGAAAACAAGGGATTTTCAGTGCGGCTCGCAGACAAAATTCCTATGTTTTTACTAAAGAGAGGTTAGGCGAATTAACAGGGTTTAGAGTTTTTCATCCTGTGTCCAATGGGAGCTTTTACTGGGGATTTAGCGAAAGGGATAGGCGCTATATCTTCCAAAAGAAAAGTTGTGGCTGGTTCTAGACTATTTGTAGACACAAATGGCCCTGTGGAAGACTTGCGCTAACTATGAATTACTTGAAGTAGTAGTACCAGTTACCCTCAAAATTGGTATCAAAGTTTTCCTTGCTGTCTATAAAAACATTAAAAGTGTCCGGCTTAAGATATCCAAACTCGTTGTATGGTTGCAAAAGCTGGAAGTACTTTTTACTCCAGTCCTTCTGTTCAAGGCTATCCTTATATTTTTTAACCTGGTCGTCAGTGAAGACAAAGAAAAATGCACTTGAAAAGCTTGAAACAATCGTCCAAATATTCGGGTTGTTTAATTGTTGTTGAAGTTCGGTTACCTCTTTTTGTTTCACTTTGCTAAACGCTTCTTGTATAGCTATTGGCTCAAAAGCGCTGAAGTAGATGAAGATATCTTCAGTGTTGTAAGGGAATGTTTCTTTTCTTGACCAGAGTTTGAACAGGCTTTGCTTTGTAAATCTCTTATGCTTGCGCTGGGTTTCGACAAATTTTTTCGCAATCATTTTTTGTTTTTCGGGGTCGAAATTGAAATTGAATTGGTTCCCGTTTACATTAAAGCGGTTTGCTTCTTCTTCAAATTCAAAAATGATCTCTAAACGAGGCCGTTTGTTATGATCCATTGTATCATAGTAAATATTTATTGGGTTGACTTGATACATGTTTTTGATCCATTTTGCTAAGTCTACAAACTCTGTCCTCATGGTTTGTTTGCCAAGCATAATCTGTTTGGTTTCCAGATAGTCTTTGTCAGTTGGAAAAACCATGTTTTTATAAGGGGCTTAAATAAATGTACGGGATTTGCTAATCACAACACAACTAAATGGAAGCTATGGATCGATTGTTCTGGTGTAACTCCCATCATAATGGTTTTGAACAATGCTATCAGCACGTCTAAAAAACCAAATACCTTGCAAGCTATCATCTACTTCGAACGTTCGGGAAGTAATGTCGACAGCTGCAAATTTGCATTTTGCCGTGCCCTTTTTACACCACACGTAGTAGGGGGTATTGTGAGCATTGTTAGAATAAGGAGAATGCGGAAATTTATCTTGTGTCAATCCTGTAACCATTCGGTCGAAATCCTTTAGCACTAATGCACTTTCTTTGCTGGTGCTGGGTTGATGTTGAAAAATAGTCCCGAGCGGAAGCAAGGTATCTTTGCCGATGAGTTTTTGAAATAGCCTTTGGTACCTGAACATTACAAACTCTGGTTTGCCTTTTGGCGGCTGGTAACATATAAACCCACGTACACCACAATCTTCTATCCAGCATCTACTGCTATACAAAGCAATCGCCGCTTCAGAAATATCCATTAAACTGTCTACATAGTTTTTTAGCCTGATTTCCGGGTCTTCAAACAATGCTCTTTCTTGCCCACTGTCTAACATTGCGCTTCTTACAAGGATTCCATCTTGATAAAGCTTAACCGGGCCATCTACAGTTTGCGTATCAGCCGTGTAACTGAAGCTCGATACTAAGGTGTCATTTTTATACCTTTCCTTAATTATATGTGTGCCGCTCTGATGATAATACTCACCATTTCGTTGCCGTGGTTCAGAACTACAGCTAGCAAAAAGCCCGATGATATATACCAAACCCTTTTTCATGCTCTCAACTAAGCGAATATAGAATAAATTTTCGTATTTTTGCTATAATAAACCATATCACCCTATGCCCTCTATCAACCTCGCCCACGAGCGCTTTATCAGCGAAATGATCCTGCATGGCGACAGGCGCAAAGCCTACCTGGCCGCTTATCCTGGCTGCAATGAATTATCGGCTTACAACAGTGCCTGCCGGCTTTTATCCAGCCCATATGTCCAATTCCGTATCCGCAATGCCGTTCTGGCTACCCAACAAGAAGTGGAGCAGGAGCTGAAAGAACACCTCCGCGAAGCCGCAATGTCCATTAACGATAAGCGCGCTTTGTTGGCCGCCATTGCTACAGGACAACTAACGACAACAAAAACTGTTGTCCGCTACAACAGGGAGTACACCCTGCAGCTAAAGCCACAACACCGTGATATTCTGGCTGCTATAAGTTACGATATGAAACTGACCGACTGCTGGAAAAGGGAATTTGACGATGATGACTTCTAAAACAAACAAAAACAAACAACAGATATGATATTGTGTAATATCGAATGATTTGGGACTGGCGGAAACGAGCCACAGGAGCGGCTATGGGGCAGTAAACGATTTAAATAGTTTGTTGCTTCTATTTAAACTGCGGTTTCATTAACTTTACCCCGCTTAATATTATTCCGAGTTATAACACCTCCTTTAAATTTCTATGGGTTACGTAAAAGACAGCTTCAGGGCCAAGGCTGATGAGCAGGCTAAAGAGATCAAGAATATCATTGCACAGCACGGCGAAAAAGTGCTGGACCAGGTGACCATCGCACAGGCATACCAGGGTATGCGCGGTATCCCCGGTTTGATCACTGAGACATCATTACTTGATTCGAACGAGGGTATCCGTTTCCGTGGTTTCTCTATTCCCGAGCTGAGGGAAAAACTGCCGCATGCAGAAGGTGGCAACGAACCACTGCCCGAAGGCCTGTTTTACCTGATGCTGGTTGGCGAAGTTCCTACCCAGGAAGATGTGGAGCATATCTCGGCTACATGGGCGCGCCGCAGCCACGTACCGAACCACGTGTTCGATACCATCGAAGCGCTGCCTGCCTCTACGCACCCAATGACACAGTTCTCTATCGCTGTGCTGGCACTGCAAACAGAATCTAAATTCGCTAAAGCCTACAACGAAGGCATCAGCAAAAAAGAATACTGGGATTATGTGTACGAAGATACCATGACCCTGATAGCCCGCCTGCCACGTATCGCTGCATATATCTACCGTCGCAAATACAAGAATGGCGAACACATTCAACCAGACGGTATGCTGGACTGGAGCGCCAACTTCGCTCACATGCTGGGCTTCGATAACGAAGGCTTCCGCGAGCTGATGCGTTTGTACCTTACCATCCACGCCGACCACGAAGGCGGTAACGTGTCTGCACACGCTACACACCTGGTAGGTTCTGCACTGAGCGATCCTTACCTGTCGTTCGCCGCTGGTATGACCGGTCTTGCTGGTCCGCTGCACGGCCTGGCCAACCAGGAAGTGATCCGCTGGATAGAAGAAATGCAGCAGGAGCTGAAAACAGAGCAACCAAGCAAAGAGCAGATAGCTGACTACATAAAGAAAACCCTGACCGAGGGTAAAGTTGTTCCGGGTTATGGCCACGCGGTACTCCGCAAAACCGATCCACGCTTTACAGCGCAAATGGAGTTTGCTAAAAAGCATTGCCCTAACGACCCTGTGGTGCAAACCGTATGGAACGTATACGAAGTGGCACCTCCGATACTGGAAGGTACCGGCAAGATCAAAAATCCATGGCCTAACGTAGACGCGCACTCTGGCGCCCTGCTGAAACACTACGGCCTGGTAGAAGAAGATTTCTACACGGTGCTGTTCGGCGTATCGCGCGCACTGGGTGTACTGGCCAGCCTTTGCTGGGACCGTGCCCTGGGCTTCGCTATCGAGCGTCCGAAGTCAATGACCACAGAGTGGATTAAGAAGTTTGTAGAGAAAAGCGAGACCGTAGCGGGGTAGACCACCTCCGCCCCCTGAAGGGGGAACCAGGAAGGCAACTTTCGACAACAAACGACAACAACAAGCGAAGCGACTCGTTGTCACAATTGATAAGACATTGAGTCGACAACAAATACAACAACTGAAAAGCATGCAGTGTGAACTGCCTGCTTTTTAAGTTTAGAATAAATATCGAGTATCTAACATCCAATATCGAACATCTAATATTTAGAATCAATGAGTAAAGGTCCTATATCGCAGTTTGTGGAACACCATTACAGGCACTTCAACGCGGCAGCGCTGGTAGATGCAGCCAAGGGTTATGAAACACACCTGCTGGAAGGCGGTAAAATGATGATCACCCTGGCTGGTGCTATGAGTACCGCCGAACTGGGTATATCGCTGGCTGAAATGATCCGCCAGGATAAAGTGGCTATCATCAGCTGTACCGGTGCCAACCTGGAAGAGGATATCATGAACCTGGTGGCGCACACACACTACAAGCGCGTACCCAACTACCGCGACCTGAGTCCGCAGGAAGAGTGGGAACTGCTGGAGAACGGTTTCAACCGCGTAACCGATACCTGCATACCTGAAGAAGAAGCTTTCCGCCGCATACAGCAGCACATTGTTAAACTGTGGAAAGAAGCCAACGACAAAGGCGAAAGCTACTTTCCGCACGAGTATATGTACAAGCTGCTGCTGAGCGGCGCTATGAAAGAGCACTACGAGATAGATGTGAAGAACAGCTGGATGATAGCTGCTGCAGAAAAGAACCTGCCGATCATTTGCCCGGGCTGGGAAGACAGCACCATGGGTAACATCTTCGCTTCTTATTGCATCAAAGGCGAACTGAAGTCGACCACCATGAAAAGCGGTATCGACTACATGGTATGGCTGAGCGACTGGTACAGGAAGAACTCGTCTGGCAAGGGCGTAGGCTTCTTCCAGATAGGTGGTGGTATTGCGGGAGACTTCCCGATATGTGTTGTGCCTATGATGTACCAGGACCTGGAATGGCATGATGTGCCTTTCTGGAGCTATTTCTGCCAGATCAGTGATAGTACTACTTCTTATGGTTCGTACAGCGGTGCGGTGCCTAATGAAAAGATAACCTGGGGTAAACTGGATATCAAGACACCTAAGTTTATAGTGGAAAGCGACGCTACCATAGTCGCCCCGCTGATATTTGCCTGGGTGTTGGGATGGTAATAAAGAAACTAAAGCGGCTGAAAGGCCGCTTTTTTAATTTTATATAAAACTGGCAACATGTGGTTAGTTTATGCTTTACTCTCAGCGGTGTTTGCTGCACTCACCGCCATCTTTGCCAAGATAGGTGTGAAGGATGTAGACAGTGACCTTGCTACTGCCATACGCACAGTAGTGATACTGGTGCTGGCATGGTCGATAGTATTTGCTAAGAAGGCTCATACTGGGATAGCGGTGTTGTCGAAACATAATTTGTTGTTCCTGGTGTTGTCGGGTGTGGCAACGGGCTTATCGTGGTTGTTCTACTTCAAAGCCATCCAATTGGGCGAAGTATCGAAGGTGGCGCCTGTTGATAAGCTGAGTGTAGCATTGACAATGATACTGGCAGTAGTATTGCTGGGTGAGCATATGACCGTCAAAGAAACGGTAGGTGCCGGACTGGTTGTGTGCGGTGTATTGGTAATGGTATTGTAGTTCTTACTTAGGCTGGACTTTGCTGGTGTCAGGATCGATAACTGGCATGTTAGCAGTAACGCTGGTATCGGTTGTATCGACAGGCATGTTTTGATCAGGGAAGCTGCGAGGTATCAACTGGACACCTGCTCCGGAATCCGTAACGCGGTTGGTACGTGAGCTCATTTGGTTGCAGGCAGAGAGAAAGAATAGGGTAGCAATTAAGGCGAAGTATTTCATTGAGGTAAAGCTACTGCTTTATTCGTTGTAGTAGGAAATCCATGCCAAGCAACTCTGCGCAAGTGGCAACAGCAGTAATGCTTACGCCAAGCACGCCATGCAGATTAACATTCT comes from Polluticoccus soli and encodes:
- a CDS encoding EamA family transporter, with protein sequence MWLVYALLSAVFAALTAIFAKIGVKDVDSDLATAIRTVVILVLAWSIVFAKKAHTGIAVLSKHNLLFLVLSGVATGLSWLFYFKAIQLGEVSKVAPVDKLSVALTMILAVVLLGEHMTVKETVGAGLVVCGVLVMVL
- a CDS encoding citrate (Si)-synthase, eukaryotic — protein: MGYVKDSFRAKADEQAKEIKNIIAQHGEKVLDQVTIAQAYQGMRGIPGLITETSLLDSNEGIRFRGFSIPELREKLPHAEGGNEPLPEGLFYLMLVGEVPTQEDVEHISATWARRSHVPNHVFDTIEALPASTHPMTQFSIAVLALQTESKFAKAYNEGISKKEYWDYVYEDTMTLIARLPRIAAYIYRRKYKNGEHIQPDGMLDWSANFAHMLGFDNEGFRELMRLYLTIHADHEGGNVSAHATHLVGSALSDPYLSFAAGMTGLAGPLHGLANQEVIRWIEEMQQELKTEQPSKEQIADYIKKTLTEGKVVPGYGHAVLRKTDPRFTAQMEFAKKHCPNDPVVQTVWNVYEVAPPILEGTGKIKNPWPNVDAHSGALLKHYGLVEEDFYTVLFGVSRALGVLASLCWDRALGFAIERPKSMTTEWIKKFVEKSETVAG
- a CDS encoding deoxyhypusine synthase family protein, with protein sequence MSKGPISQFVEHHYRHFNAAALVDAAKGYETHLLEGGKMMITLAGAMSTAELGISLAEMIRQDKVAIISCTGANLEEDIMNLVAHTHYKRVPNYRDLSPQEEWELLENGFNRVTDTCIPEEEAFRRIQQHIVKLWKEANDKGESYFPHEYMYKLLLSGAMKEHYEIDVKNSWMIAAAEKNLPIICPGWEDSTMGNIFASYCIKGELKSTTMKSGIDYMVWLSDWYRKNSSGKGVGFFQIGGGIAGDFPICVVPMMYQDLEWHDVPFWSYFCQISDSTTSYGSYSGAVPNEKITWGKLDIKTPKFIVESDATIVAPLIFAWVLGW